In the genome of Peromyscus eremicus chromosome 1, PerEre_H2_v1, whole genome shotgun sequence, the window CCTGTATGGTCACTCTTGAATGTTGATACCCCAGATGCTGGGAGCCAGCAACAGTCACCTTAAGCCTGATAGTGTGAATTATATAGAGCACATATTCATAGCCACTGTTCATTCCAAATCCCATTTTTGGAAATGTCAATACTTGGTCAATCTAGGACAAcaaatacaataaacacacttgtAACATTCAGACATTGCAAggtgtgtgtttttctttctggatttctCGGTTCTCTTTCATAAAAACAGCCACAGTTCAGTTTCTTATGGATCCTTCCAGTTATAGGCTCTGTTTGGGCAAGCACATGTGTATAAGCACCTATCTCTGTTTACCCAGACCGTGGGCAGTGCCCTCCAGGCTTTTCCCACTGTGGTCAATACATCATTTTAAATGCTtattgtgctttaaaaaaaaaaaaaaaaaaaaaaaaaagagccgggcggtggtggcacatgcctttaatcccagcactcgggaggcagagccaggcggatctctgtgagttcgaggccagcctgggctaccaagtgagttccaggaaaggcgcaaagctacacagaaaaaaaccctgtctcgaaaaaccaaaaaaaaaaaaaaagatttgttttttttacttttcacgtatgaatgtttttctcacatgtatgtgtctgcgcaccatgtgtgtgcctggtgcccttggaggttaAATGAGGGCATTGGACCCCCGGAACTGTAGATAtaggtggtgagctgccatgtaggtgccgggaataaaacccaggtcctctgaaagagcaacaagcgctaccatggagccatctctccagctcctcaactACACATCTTATCCATCTTTTTGTGCCAGGATCAGAAGGCCTACGTGCTCTTTTTGAATGGTAATCCGTAATATGAAAGTAATATGGATAATTTGGTGTAGCTAGCTTCCTAGTGATGAACTTTTAGGTTGTTTCCTTTCTCCGCCCTacactcagtggtagaacatatGCTTAACATGTACAGagtcccaggtttgattcccagcaacacacacacacacacacacacacacacacacacacacacacacacacgtctcatGCATATATGGGGATATATCTATGGACAAATTGTAATTTGTACCCATGACATTCTTGATGAAATAACGTGTGATTTGAAATACTGGTATTTCTGCTAGCTTTCCAAAGGAAACTCTGTTTTATTCAGTTATTGTCATCTGCTGCTACATAAATTTACACAAATCATTAGGACACATCTGTCATTCCTTCtagacatccacacacacaacatatccTATCGGAATCCCTCAGACCCATGAGTGCCTCCTTGGCCCCTGCTGTGTGGTGTGTTGAACCCTGGTCTTTGGCAGACCTTTATTGTAATGAGTTCTATACCTTAACCCATGGTTTTGGAGTTTGAGGATGTCAAAAATAGGGATGGAGAGTGGACAGGGCATGCAATGCCAATATAACTAGTACACTTCCCCTGAGCACACTCAGGAACGCCTTGGACTGTCGTGGGTATGAATCCAGCAAGAGGGGTCCTCAGCCACTGGTGTGCAGGGCTCTGAAGACAGAACCCGACTTATCTCTGGCAGAGCTACACGGGACGCTCCTGGAAAGTGACACCAGGCCTGGATGTGCAGAGAAACGCCAGCTCATCCTGGCCTCCCTATCTGTGCTggacctccccacccaccccgaGATTCCACCCACAGCACTGCAACGAAGCAAAACAAGTCACAAAACGTCCTACTGTATTTCTTGAACGTTTGTACTTCCCCTTCACGAAGTGGCGTCAAaacttttaagtatttttctCTCGGTAACTTATTTTCCTCATCGAGGCTTGGGAGTTCCGCACATTTTCCCAGAGAGTGATCACTCATCAGCTGCACACGCCACATGTACCTTCCTTTCACTTATGACTAATTTTTTTGTCTTCATGATTGTTTTTAAATGatcagttcttttttaaaaaaggttttattttggcctggcgatggtggcacatgcctttaatcccagcacttgggaggcagagggaggtggatctccaatttgaggccagcctgttctacagagtgagttccaggacagccaggactacacagagaaaccttgtctcaaaagaaaaaactactactactactactaccactaaataaataataagtaaaaaaagttttattttgaattttgtgtataagtacgtgtctgtgtgtgggtttgttcacatgagtgcagtgccccaggaagccagaagatggtatCTGATCCCATGGACCTGGAGTTATAATTGGTGAACTACatgatgtgggtactaggaaccaaaccagcgtcctctgcaagggcaatatgtgctcttaagcactgattgattgatttagatttgatttatttaaatttagtCAAAttatcattcttttattttatagtttgtaaTTCTTAGTTACAACTTTACAAATATTCCTTACCACGAAGTCATTGTGATATGGTAACAGGGCCCCAGAACTTAGTAGGCcctagaccttagcacaactgataCCATGATGGAGGTGCCACACAGGCCTTGGAACTCAGCGTGTAGGCAGCAACACCTGCCAGAACAAGATCAAAGACCTAACCCctcaaatcctgtagctctgggAAAGTCCCTGAATGTGCTAACCTTGCATTTGACACTTGTAGCTCCGCTTCGGGCTAACTGCTAGTGCTAATTAAGGTGTGCCAACCCAGGATGCagtttttttcagtgtgtgtgtgtgtgtgtgtgtgtgtgtgtgtgtgtgtgtgtgtgcatgcttaaaAGCCCACTCTGAGAACAGTTCAAGACTGCACTTAGATCCCGAAAACATCCAGTATTGTCCCCAGCTGGCTAATGAATACTTTCTGTTGGCTTGCACCTGTGTCTGAGTGGTCTGCTCTGGTGGATGTCTCACAAGACTATCTCTTGTATCTCTCCAAATATTTTCATAACGTTGTTTTATACATTGATTACTTTGTAATATGATTTAAGTGGGGATTCAGCTTTCCAATCCACGTGGAGGACTGACAGGAGgcctgtgtgtttcccagtcactTCACCCTGAAATTTCTTTATAACTGAATACTACAGGAGAATTGAGACTTTGACGGAGGCCAGCTGGGAATTTCTGATCTATTGTTACCTGGCGCCTAGTTGGAGTCAACAGACCGAGTTCTGTCTGATGCCTCATGCAGCCTGACTTGCTGCCACTGACCAGCATCCTGTTATCCAAGCCTAGCTTCTAGTATAGTCTGTCTATTTCTGTGGGATTAGCTGAATCGCAATGGTTCCAGTTTTTATATCTGCTCCTTGACAGGAGGGTCTTGCTACTCCCTGCACTCTGCATTTCCATATAAGTAATAAAACCAGCTGGCCAGATTCTTATGGTCTTTTGGGCCTATCACAACTTTCAAagcatctggattttttttctttttttttgatttttttgagacagtgtttctctgtgtaatacacAAAATGTATTTCAGCTCTTGACTATGTGGGACCATCTATTTTGTACTGGAGACAGTGCCAAAGGCCACAGTTTGACCACGGGGATGGGCACACTGGATTGTTCCATGTGGGTTTTAGTGGTAGACATGAAATCATTACCTGCTCACTggtaagggttaggaaaaggttACTTCTTTGTAAATCATGAATTCAGATTGACAGTTCCAGTGACGTCTATCACCACAGAATTCTACAATTTACCGTAACATTAACGGCTTTAGTGTTACCTTCTCTATAGCTTAATTACTATAATTGCTATTATAACTATAATCATAACTCCTCGGAAAAATGTGATGTTTCATCAATCACTATCACCTTCTTCGATGTTTATGCAGGTTTAGCATCTGGCTTCTTCACATTCAGAGTCTAAATGAATCTCTTTGGCTGTCTCTGTGGCAGGCTGCTATGCATTTGGCATTATTTCTGCTCAGTTCAACTGCATTAGGATATTTGTGACTGATAGCGCAACTCTATGGGATTGAGAGAACACTCTACATTGCATCTGCATTTCCCAACTGCTTTATCTCCTTCCAGACACCACCTGGTCTTATTGTCCTCGTCATTTCAGGCTGTGTTTCCACTGTTTTGAGGCTGAGGGTTTTCTCATGTAGATCTGGGAGGGCTGGCAATTTCTGAAGCCTTTAATTATGCTTCCCGTCTATATCAGGCAATCTTCTGTGTACATACTGCATTAAAAAATTGCTGCTATATAGAGTTTTCTTTAGTGTTGTTTTAAGTGATAAATATGTACTctgagatggtggtggtggttggtttgTGGTCCTTGGGATGGAAACCCAGGCCTCTCTCGTGCTAAGCAAATGTCCTATTACTTCCCAAGTCCGGTgtccagattttttatttttgtgtttgtttaagacagagtctcactctgtagcccaagctggcattGAACTCCTCACTGTCCCCCTGCCCTAGGAATCccgcagagtgctgggattacaggcatgtgccacccatcCCGGTTTGGATTCCAGATTCTGATTAAAAAATTCAACGGTACATGGTGTTTCTGGCGGGAATAATCCCTCTGAGGTCACCGAGAGGGCCACACCTGTATCACCTCTCTCGATGACAAGTGTGCCTTGACAGTGACTGTAAAATGCATTTTGGTCTCAAAAATCCTAAAATGTGACAGTTAGTTTTAGAATTGAAGGAAGGGggcttttgctgctgttgttgttttgttttgaatgagGAGGATGGTTTGACGCTGggagcagaaaggaagaagtggGTCTCTGAGTGTAGGACAGCTGTGGGCGTCGATTTCGGAGACTTCTAAGGGGCGACGAGAAGCCGCGGGCTGCTCCCCCGGACCCGCCCACTCCGGCCTGGGCCCGCCCCTCCCCCGGCCGAGGGCCCGCCCCGCCCCGTCTGCGGGCGGACTTGGAGGCGCCCAGCAAGCGCCTCCGCCCCCGAGCGCCAGGGCAGGCGGAGTTGCGGGTGAAGGGAGGGAtgtttggggggcgggggtccCGATGACGGCATCGGAACGCGCCGCGCCGGGGCGCCGAGCTCGACTGCAGGTCCCGGGACTGCGCTCGCACCCTGGCAGGTGGGTGTGGGTCAAGAGTGGGTGGAGGGCGAGGCGGGGGCGCACCGGGGAGGCTCCTGAGTAGCCCCCCTAGCCGTGCTCCCCAGCTTGCCCGGAGCTCCTCACTGGGCGGGCCTGGCCAGAAGGAGCAGCCTGCGAGGGTCCGCGTTTGCAATCACTTTTGCAAACTTTCCGGGAGGGCCTGGTCCCAGTGGCCGATGGCGCGGATGGAGTTGTCAGGACGTCTTTGGGGCTCCGGGCGTTGATTGTGGGGATGGAGAAACCAGGGAGGGCTACACAAAGCTCCAGAGTCTACCTGGGGTTTGGAGTGCCGCCAGGCGGTGTTGCCTCTGTGTACCCAGGTCCCGGCATCTAACCTGGACCCGGTTACACATGTAGAGAGGCTACACAGTAAATACCAAACCAAAGAAGTGCAGTGTGGGGTACCGGGGACTGAGGAATGTGATGAGGAAGGGGGATGGAGATCGGAGGGTCATCACGGATTACTGAGTAGTGTTGTACCCTGTGCTGGGTACTGGGGATAGCCTTCAAAGCAGACAAAGAGGGTTCTTGCTTTCCATCTGGATGGTGAATCTGGCAGTTGCATCTGTGTGGTCACCGCCTGATGTGGGCAGCACAAAGGGCTGTCTATGGTGGTGGTGGGCACCGAGCAGAGCAGTTTCCCTGGCCCGGTGCGGAAGGTGGGCCCAGCCCAAGCGTGGGTGGATGAAGATGCTTTGGTAACACGGAGGTTGCTGGCCTGAGAGGTGAGGAAAGGCATGGTGTCCAGGAGATGGGAACAGTGGGGTTCTGTTCGAAGCtgccttttttattgttgttgttgttgttgttggggtatAAAAAGGAGATTGTCATAACACATTTTTGAAAGATGCCCCAGGCTGTGGGGTTGGAGAGGGCTGGGAGACTGAGACTCAAGGCTGGCAAAAGTCATCCCTTCGGGATATCAGTAGCAAGACTGGCTTTGGCGACAGGATGAGGAGTAGCAGATAATCTTGAGAGATCTTTAGGAGATGGGATTGGCAGAATTTAGCGATGGGAACTTGATCTAGATGGATCTGTTGGCTTCTTTGAAGGAATGGGCAGGCGTCACACAGTTTCAGGGATGGACAATGGCAGAGACTGTGTGAGGCCTTCTGGGTGTTAAAGAGTTCCCTGGTGtgatgccctgtgtgtgtggttCTAGATGAGGTCACAGGGGAAGGGGCCAGCACTAAAAACGGGCCAGCACTGGAACACTAATCCCCGGGGTATGAAGTGgtggggcctttttttttttttttgccagtggaGGATGTCGAGAGAAGTTACTGTGTGAGATGGTACCAGGGTTTGTGTGGCAGCTGGGTACCAGGGTGGGCAGATGCTCTCAACTCTGAATACCCCTCCCGGAGTCTACCCAAGGTCTACAGCTGTGTGTGTGGTCTGGTCCCGATGGCAAGggcctttccttttctctgcagATCCGAGAGCTGCCCTCGTTCAACATGGGACTGGAGGCCCAGAGGCTGTCTGGAGCTGAGGAAGCCCCAGTGAGGGTGGCCCTTCGTGTCCGCCCCCTGCTGCCCAAAGAGCTGCTCCATGGTCATCAGAGTTGCCTGCAGGTGGAGCCGGAGCGCGGTCGAATCACCCTGGGGCGTGACCGCCACTTTGGCTTCCACGTGGTACTGGGAGAGGACACCGGACAGGAGGCCGTGTACCAGGCTTGCGTCCAGCCCCTTCTTGAAGCTTTCTTCGAGGGCTTCAATGCCACCGTCTTTGCCTATGGCCAGACAGGCTCCGGGAAGACGTATACCATGGGGGAGGCCAGCGTGGGTGAGTGACCCGTATTGTGCCCCTGCCGCTTTGAGGGGCCTCAGGGTCTTCCTGAATTTCTGCGCCTGCCCCACCCACCACCCGAAGGTGAGGTGCTGAGGAGGGAGTGCAGATTTCTTAGATCAGCACTCCATAGTGGGTCCAGCCATGGCAGCAGCCAGCTGGGAAAGGCAGGAAGGGTGGGGGGGGAGTTGTGGCTTTCTCAAGATGAGACAAGATGGGTTTGGGAATCGTAGCAGAGGAAGGCCAAGGCAAGTCGGCCGGTCTCAGGATGCTACCAAGGGCTAAGGAATCTGTGTTCCAGTTGGAGCAGTTAGATTGGAgcctctgcatctggggaagacTCTTTGGGCCAATCTCGATGGAAGGGATTGCCTCCTTTTAAGTAACATGAACTGCTTTCTGTTGTCTTGTGGCAGGGTCTtgatgtagctgaggctggtctggaattcactgcATAGCCTAGGTGGACCTCAGActttcttgcctcagtttctcaagtgctaggaaattatagacatgtgctacATACTGGCTCaagcctttgttttttgtttttttttttttttttaagatttctttttatgtgtatgagtgttttacttgtatgtatgtgtgtgtatgtatgtgtactacacaTATGCTTGGCgtcttcagaggccagaacagggtatcaggtcccctggaactagaaaaGCAggtgttgtgagccactatgtgggtgctggaaaccaaaccctggtcttctgaAAAAGCAGTAAGTGGCTTTCAGCAACCTCTCAGcgccaatactttttttttttttttttacacactcATTTAATTCATGAGGGCTCCAACCCATGAGTTAGTCACCCTGTTTCCTAATATTATCACAGTCGGGGAGGATTTCAACACATGAGTTTTGGGGAGACATAAGCAGACCATAGCAATTACAAAGGTGTAATCATTTATtatagaaaattaagaaaatgcagaaAAATAGCATGTTTGATAATTGCCTCTCAGAGCATTCTAGTTTCTCTGTGAAAATGATTATACTTTAAGCatgaaatctttttgtttgtttttgtctttcaatatggggtttctctgtgtagtcctggctgtcctggaactcactatgtagaccaggctggccttgaactcagggatccacctgcctcttccttctaagTGTTGAGATCAAAGTCATGTACCACAAGGCTCAGCTAAATGTGATGTTATTTATACTTACTCttttctatcctttttttttttttttttaataatatgccATAGGGCTGAAGTTGTGTGTAGCTCACCAGTAGAGCTACTCAAGTATGGTAGACCTCATACTTGAGGtcatgagtttgatcctcagcaccacatacacacaggcccctccccccacaaatGAAGAATATTTAATGATAAATGTTCATGGCTTATGCAGTACTACACCTGGCAGCATCTGAATTCTCTGGCCATAAAGTATTATTTTAGTTCCTGACCTAATATGTGGAGCCATCTGCTTTGAATTGGGGTAGTGATAAAGACCATATGTATGATATGTATGATGATGAACATTTATCATTAATTATTCTTCAgtcctgtgtgtctgtgctgctgtatattgaactcagggtctcacatgttaggcaagtgctctaccactaagctacaccccTAGTCTTTcaatctcctttttatttagtaaCTTCCTGGCATGCTGCTGTGAATCTATTTAAGCAAACTCCCTATGGGATCTTAGGATGAACACTATACTTCCTTGAAGCAAATTAAGAGGCTCTTTAATTAGCTGTGCGTGGGCCATGGTAGTGACTTACCTGTCCCCGGGAGTAATCAAGCCCAGGGTATCTGATTATGGAAATGCAGTAAAGGGTGTGCATCAGGAAGGTGGTTGATGAAACCTTGAGAGGTTGCTTGAATTCCTCATTCTGCTTAACCACCCTGGAGCACTGCCTAGTGGAGGCTGCCTCTCCTTGGCCTCTGTTACTGTCTTCTCCGTGCTACAGCCCCCTTCTCAAGCTGACGGTGAGGTGTGGGGTACTTGGGCCAGGTTTAGCTGGGGCCCGGCAGCAGGAGACGCTGTGGTATCTCCCTAGCCTCCCTGCATGAAGATGAACAGGGCATCATCCCAAGGGCCATGGCTGAGGCCTTCAAGCTCATCGATGAGAACGACCTGCTGGACTGCCTGGTGCACGTGTCCTACCTGGAAGTGTACAAGGAAGAGTTCCGGGACCTGCTAGAAGTGGGCACTGCCAGCCGGGACATCCAGCTTCGGGAAGATGATCGGGGAAATGTTGGTGAGGAATCCTGGGAATCCTCTAAATGACTGGGAGTGAGGCCTGTAGCAAGGAAAGCCTCAGGCTACTCGGAGAGTCGGGTGGCTTACCCGTGTGGAGAGACATCCCATCAAGGGAAAAACCATCCAGTCCCTGGATGGTTTTGTTTCCTGTCTCCTGTGAGCTGAATATATGCTTCTGTATCCAGAGTGAGAAGCACTAAGGTTAAGTGTGGGAAAGCTAGGACCCTGGGCACGAGTGGGTGCTTCTGGGGGAGGAAGAACAGGTAGGCGTCCTGGACTCTTGTGCTTGTCTTCTGGCTGGCTGTCTTAGCCGCTCACAGTCTTCTATGTCCGCAGTGCTGTGTGGGGTGAAAGAGGTGGACGTGGAAGGCCTGGATGAGGTGCTGAGCCTCCTGGAGATGGGCAACGCTGCGCGGCACACAGGCGCCACACACTTCAACCGTTTCTCCAGCCGCTCCCACACGGTCTTCACTGTGACCCTAGAGCAGCGGGGCCGGGCTCCCAGCCGCTTGCCTCGACCCGCCGCCGGCCACCTGCTGGTCTCCAAATTCCACTTCGTGGACCTGGCAGGCTCCGAGAGGGTTCTCAAGACCGGCAGCACGGGCGAACGGCTCAAGGAGAGCATCCAGATTAACAGCACCCTGCTAGCGCTGGGCAATGTCATCAGCGCTCTAGGGGACCCTCAGCGCCGCGGCAGCCACATCCCCTACCGCGACTCCAAGATCACCCGGTGAGCTGGCCCATCTCTCTGGGCGCGACTGGGGTCATGGAGCCCTCCAGGAAGGGTGTCACCTGGCCCGCGGTCCCAGGCGAGTGTGCACAAGAGCTCAGCGTCCTCTTGCCCGCAGGATCCTCAAAGACTCTCTGGGAGGGAACGCCAAGACGGTGATGATCGCCTGCGTCAGCCCCTCCTCCTGCGACTTCGATGAAACCCTTAACACCCTCAAGTACGCCAGCCGCGCCCAGAACATCCGCAACCGCGCCACCGTCAACTGGCGGCCCGAGGCCGAGCGCGCCCCGGAAGAACAGGCGGCGGGCGCGCGCGGGCCTCCGCGACACCGCTCGGAGACACGCATCATCCACCGTGGCCGGCGCGTGCCCGGCCCCGCCGTGGGCTCCACCGGGGCGCCTGCCGGCCTGGGCGCCGAGTGCGCGCGCTGCCGGGCCCGCACCAGCGCCGCCTACAGCCTCCTGCGAGAACTGCAGGCAGAGCCGGGGCTGCCCGGCGCTGCTGCCCGCAAGGTGCGGGACTGGCTGTGCGCCGTGGAGGGCGAGCGCAGCGCCCTGAGCTCCGCCTCCGGGCCTGACAGCGGCATCGAGAGCGCTCCAGCTGAAGACCAGACCGCGCAGGGAAACAGCGGAAGAAAGGTGGCTCGGGGATGGGATTGAGGGGAGAGGGTCTTAGCCAAGCAGTGCCTGTTGACAGTAGGTTCGGGGTCATTGTCACTTCTGATGACTAAGGTCACTTCCTTAACTTCGTTTAGCCTCTGGATCTGTTAAGTAAAGATATTATAAGAAGGGAAGGTGTAATAGGTGCTAAGCACACTGGTAAAGACCGAGGTGTTCTTAATACAACATTCATGAAAACGTGATCTGTGGGAATAGTGACCACATCTCTAATTCCAACCCCGTGAAGGAGGAAACATGATgatcctgagttccaggctagcctgggctacatagcaatacCCTAACTCAGAACTAAAGTACTATTAATAGTAAGTAAAACTTAAAGCGTTATTAATAATGGCGGGAGATAGCCCAAATGGCTTGCAGAAAGAACCTAAGGCTAGATGGGGCCAGGAGCACCCACTCATTGCAAGGTAGATCTTGGAACGAAGTGGGGAGTAGGTCTGAgtgaggtgggggcagggcagagaaagaggTGGAGTGTCCCAGCGCCTTGCCAGGCTCCACCCCTAAAGCTTTTTTACTTGCCCCGTAGGGAGATGAGGGGGCCCAGCATCTACAGAGATTGCAGAACCAGGTGGCGCGGCTGGAGGAGGAGAATCGAGACTTCCTGGCAGCTTTGGAGGATGCCATGGAGCAGTACAAACTGCAGGTAGGACGGCCCCTTCTGCAGACCAGGAAGGCTttgtggaggagggagggagagtttcCCAGAATGGAAGAGAGTTTGTTTGAATGGAGAACCGGGGCAAGGGTCGCGGCTGGTGAAGGGATATGTAGAGATGTGGGGTGCCCAGGATGAACAGGAGCATGGAGGTGAGGGACAGCCAAGCCTGGCACCTCGGCCTTGCATGCGCGATTGGAGCTGCCGTCTGAGGGCAACAGGATGCTACCTGGTGCCAGGGGTAGGAGGTGGCATGCAGGTGTGGTGGGACCGTGACGAGCATTGGACGGGATAGGAGGAGGGCTTGAGCCAGATCCAGATAGGGCCAGTGGTACTCACACTTCTCACCTTCATCCTAGAAGGTGAGAGGCTCTGATTAGTTTTTCAGTTTCTCGTACTTACGCTGGTCAGCAAACACCCCTTGGCGTCCACGTCCCCAGCAGTGCCTGGACTGTGTCTTGCAGAGTGACCGCCTGagagagcagcaggaagagatggTGGAACTTCGGCTCCGGCTAGAGCTGGCACGGCCTGGCTGGGGAGCACCGGGGCTCCTGCAGGGCTTGCCTCCTGGGTCCTTTGTGCCTCGGCCTCACACAGCCCCCCTGGGGGGTGTCCACACTAacatgctgggcatggtgcccTCCACTTGTCTTCCTGCAGAAGAAGTTAGCTCTGAGCAGGTGAGGAGGTGGCAAGGCTTGGAGCCGGGCCAGGGCCACACCGGGACATGTGTCCTTTGTTCATATCTCCATGGGGCCAGCTATATTAGAGACTGTGGGGCCTCCTAGAAGTGACCAGGGCCAGTGAGCATCTTGAGATGGCTGGAGATTGCTTGGAGTGAGGATATTGGCGATGACAAGGTGGCACCCTTGTACACCTGAGGATGGAGCTCTTAACATACTGTTTGTGGGTGACTCTCTGTAGGCTTACTCTCCTACAAGCTCTGCTCTGTCTCCCCCAAGGCTTGGTCCCCTGCCTGTAGGTTCTGCAGCTTGGGGTCATTTGGACAAAGTTCAATCCTGTGCTGCCTCAGAACTCCAGGACATCTCAGCTCTGCCTTTGCAGAGGGCTCGGCTTGGGTGGGAGTATGTCATGTACCCATCCTTCTGGCAGGGTGTCCGTGGTGAGAAAGCACTTAGGTTCCCATGAGCTGCCTGCTAGAAAGGGCAGGTTGCCACCCCTGGAGAGCCAGGTGCCAGGGGATCACACCCTTCCTTGAGGGTGAGAATACTTGCCCGTGTGTCCCCTTGGCAGATCTTGAGGGTGGAGATGGGGCAGAGGAAGTTGAGGAGAGGAGGGTGTGCATGGCAGGGCACACCCCAGCAACAGCCTTGGGAGGGAAATGGCTCGGAGGATGCCCTGCGAATATCTCATCCCGAGCCCCTCCCTAATGCTCGCCTAGCAGGTGACTAATGGTGGGGAGGTCAAGACGGAGGCGCTGGCCCAGGTGGACAAGCTGGGAAGTGGCTCTTCCACTacctcagaggaggaggaggaggaggaagaagaggagccaCCCAGGCGGACCTTAAACCTTCGCAGGTGAGGGAGACCCAGTGTGTAGACTCACAGAATCGGCTCAGGGCTACTTTAGGGTGTAGGAGACTTGCGGTCATTCTCCTAGCAGTACTGTGAAGGCCCCTCACGGGTCAGAAGGCGCTTGCCTGTCTCATGCTCACCAGCCCTCGGAGGACTGTGAGCTCTGGTTGGGAAGGTTTCACTGGGGTGCCTGTGATAAGAAGTGCCCAGGCCTCCTGCTGCTCAGTTTCCTAGGTGATCCCTGGTACCCACAGCCTCTTGGCATCTTCTAAGCTCTGCCCTGGCTTCTGACTTCTGCCCCATCCCGATCCTGAGGGTCGGAGGGTCCAGAGGCCTCTCTTCCCCTTAGACCTAAGAGGTAGCTAGGCTGGGTCAGGGGGCGGGAGATGGTACtgactcctgcttctgccttccagaaATGGGATTAGCAACTGGAGCCAGAGGGCCGGGGTCCGTCCAGAGAGCCCACCTGACAGGAAGGGTCCAGAGGTCTGCCCAGAAGAGTCAACTGCTACCACCCCAGCACTACAAGGTAAGATGGGTGGAGAGCAGAGAGAGTCCTCATCCCTTCTCTGCTCACCCAGGGAGCCCCTCCACTccactcctctgcctcctccactcTCAGTCAGGGTGCTGACCCTAACATCTGCGTGTCGTAGCAGTTGGTGGCAGCAAGGTCCCGGTTCAGACCCGCCAGAAGCCAGCTGCCATGGCCTCTGAGTGGCGACTGGCCCAGGCCCAGCAGAAGATCCGGGAACTGGCCATCAACATCCGGATGAAGGAGGAGCTCATCGGTGAGCTGGTCCGCACAGGTGAGTGGTGGCATTGGGCTGGGCTCCTCCTCCTCGGTATGGTCTCCTGCTCCCT includes:
- the Kif7 gene encoding kinesin-like protein KIF7 isoform X2 is translated as MGLEAQRLSGAEEAPVRVALRVRPLLPKELLHGHQSCLQVEPERGRITLGRDRHFGFHVVLGEDTGQEAVYQACVQPLLEAFFEGFNATVFAYGQTGSGKTYTMGEASVASLHEDEQGIIPRAMAEAFKLIDENDLLDCLVHVSYLEVYKEEFRDLLEVGTASRDIQLREDDRGNVVLCGVKEVDVEGLDEVLSLLEMGNAARHTGATHFNRFSSRSHTVFTVTLEQRGRAPSRLPRPAAGHLLVSKFHFVDLAGSERVLKTGSTGERLKESIQINSTLLALGNVISALGDPQRRGSHIPYRDSKITRILKDSLGGNAKTVMIACVSPSSCDFDETLNTLKYASRAQNIRNRATVNWRPEAERAPEEQAAGARGPPRHRSETRIIHRGRRVPGPAVGSTGAPAGLGAECARCRARTSAAYSLLRELQAEPGLPGAAARKVRDWLCAVEGERSALSSASGPDSGIESAPAEDQTAQGNSGRKGDEGAQHLQRLQNQVARLEEENRDFLAALEDAMEQYKLQSDRLREQQEEMVELRLRLELARPGWGAPGLLQGLPPGSFVPRPHTAPLGGVHTNMLGMVPSTCLPAEEVSSEQVTNGGEVKTEALAQVDKLGSGSSTTSEEEEEEEEEEPPRRTLNLRRNGISNWSQRAGVRPESPPDRKGPEVCPEESTATTPALQAVGGSKVPVQTRQKPAAMASEWRLAQAQQKIRELAINIRMKEELIGELVRTGKAAQALNRQHSQRIRELEQEAERVRAELYEGQRQLRELEGKEPQDASERSRLQEFRKRVAAAQSQVQVLKEKKQATERLVSLSAQRETRLQELERNVQLMRRQQGQLQRRLREETEQKRRLETEMKKRQQQVMELELKHQQQQQILKIKTEEIAAFQRKRRSGSNGSVVSLEQQQKIEEQKKWLDQEMEKVLQQRRALEELGQELHKREVILAKKEALIQEKTGLENKRLRSSQALNEDIVRVSSRLEHLEKELSEKSGQLRQGSAQNQQQIRGEIDTLRQEKDSLLKQRLEIDSKLRQGSLLSPEEERTLFQLDEAIEALDAAIEYKNEAITCRQRVLRASASLLSQCEMNLMGKLSYLSSSETRALLCKYFDKVVTLREEQHQQQIAFSELEMQLEEQQRLVYWLEVALERQRLEMDRQLTLQQKEHEQNVQLLLQQGRDQLGEGLADIKRQYEARIQVLEKELSRHMWINQELKQKLSAGNPASQSRGGERRSLCLETRQGLGNEDGLHPAAPEAPWQSSLLEGASRAWDETRDLVHAPLPLTWKRSSLCSEQGSSEELRAWETTEPPVGRVLPVGEVGLSWNFGPLPKPRWEPRRTSPWMIDVRKNPL